TAACAATTATTACCGCAAGCCGGTTGCATTTATATGGAAAAGCTATTTAAAGTAGCTTGAAAAGCACATATTGTGCATACCGAATGAAGTGAAAACGACGTCTGTTGTAAAACAGGAGGTGCAACACGATTAGAAGGAGGGTACCACGAAAGgaaagcataaaaaaaaataagatcaACGAGAAACGAATTAAAAGCGAACACAAATAAAAGATACGCCTTAAAACAACAAGGAAACTTATCAACTGACTAACCGACCAATCAACTAACCAACCAAACGACAGAACGAGAGTATAACATAGAAAGAATAAGAGTAAAACTACTGAAcgtgaagcaacaaaaaataaaaataaaagtatttttttagacAAACAGCGACCGCAATCGCAATAGCAAAAGCAGTCGCTACAACAATACACGCGCCCTGCAGACACGCGCTCCAATGTCAAGCGGCCAAGTAAACGTCGGCAGCGACAGCAATGGAGCAGGCAGCGGCAGTGGTAGCGGTGGTGGAGGGGGAAACACAGCAGAACAAGCGGCGCCACAGTcgcaacaacaatcacaaccacaacagcagcaacagccgcCACCACAAATCATTGGCGCTTCAACGACTACAGTCACCGCAGATACGGTCAATATGGCAGCGGATTCGTCACCGCGTGAGTCAGGCGATGACTCGGAGGATGAAAGTGAAATCCTTGAAGAGTCACCATGCGGGAGATGGTTAAAAAGACGTGAAGAAGTTGATCAGCGTGATGTGCCCGGTATTGATTGTGTTCATCTGGCTATGGACACTGAAGAGGGCGTTGAAGTTGTTTGGAATGAGGTGCAATATGCGAATTTACAAGAGCTTAAATCGCAGGAAGAAAAAATGCGACAAGTGTTTGACAATCTAATGCAATTAGATCACCAGAACATAGTCAAGTTCCATCGCTATTGGACGGACACACAGAATGCAGATAGACCACGCGTCATATTCATAACGGAATACATGTCGTCGGGGTCACTGAAACAGTTCCTCAAACGCACTAAACGCAATGCTAAACGTTTGCCATTGGAGGCGTGGCGCCGCTGGTGTACACAGATTCTGTCCGCGCTGAGCTACTTGCATTCCTGCACACCGCCTGTTATACACGGCAACCTCACCTGTGATAGCATTTTCATCCAGCATAATGGTCTGGTGAAAATCGGTGCCGTTGTGCCCGATGCGGTACACTATAATTTGCGTCTGCATCATCGAAGCGATCAAAGTGAGACACATCACTTTATGGCACCCGAGTATGGTGCTGCCGAGCAGTTGACTGCCGCCGTAGACATTTATGCCTTCGGCATGTGTGCGCTGGAAATGGCTGCTTTGGAAATTCAACCCAGCGGCACTGAAACGAGTTCTATTAATGAGGAGACGATATTGCGAACTATTAATAGCCTTGAGCATGATTTGCAGCGTGATCTTATATTCAAGTGTTTGCGTCGGAATCCTGCTGAGCGCCCAAGTGCCAACGATTTGCTATTTCATCCTTTACTCTTCGAGGTAAGACAATTATACcaatgttataaaaattaaactattttccgttattaataatttaagtgaattaagtaatttaagttatattttataattttaattattttccttttgtGTATTTATTACTACACGCTTTTCTGCAGGTGCATTCACTCAAGCTATTGGCCGCTCACTGTCTAGTATTCGCCCCCAAAAATCGTACTATGTTTTCGGAAACCGTCATAGATGGCATGATGCAACGCTATAACCGACCCGAAGTCATTATGGCCCGTGTGTCACGTGGAGAAGAAGAAAAGGACTATCGTCTTGCAGACGTACCTACAGCAGATAAACTGGAGAAATTCGTGGAAGATGTCAAATATGGTGTGTATCCGTTAACAGCGTTAGGTGGCAAGAAACCACCACATTTTCGTTCACGTGCCGCATCACCAGAACGTGCCGACTCCGTCAAATCTGCTACGCCTGAGCCGGTGGACATAGAGTCTCGGCGCATAGTAAATATGATGTGTAGtgtaaaaaagttgaaagagGATAGTAGTGATATCGCAATGACGATATTGCTTCGCATGGACGATAAGATGAACAGACAGTTGACGTGTCAGGTAACGGAAGCCGATTCAGCCTCCGATCTGACTAGTGAATTGGTGCGACTTGGTTTTGTGCATATCGACGATCAAGATAAAATTCAAACACTCTTAGAGGAAACTCTACGAGGCAGTTTTGCTGTTAATGCCGGCGGTGTCTGCCCGTTCGAGCAAGGCGCACAAGCGCTTACCTTTAGTGCCACTATAAACGAGCACATGCCGGGAGGTGTGGGCGTTACAATTGGTGCAAGTGGTGCTAACACCGCTACCAACATGGGTGCAGTTGGTGCCGGTGCCGGTGGCGGCATCAACAATGGTGATGGAAATGTGAATGCGCACTTAAATGTTGGCATCAAACCAGCAACAAACGCAACTTTGGCGGCGCTCAATCAGATGGAGCGTAATTGGTCCGTGGCCGACATGGATCCTAACGCTGCTTTGGCGAATGCAAGTATGCAAGCAGCCAGTATGGGTGCAGAAATTGCTGCCACCATGTAtcatatgcaacaacaacaacaacaacaactgcaggaGCAACAGCATCACGTTCAAATATTGCCACCACAGATGCATTTGCAAATAGAAATGCCCattcaacagcagcagcagcagcaaatacaacaacaacaacaacagcaccaggTGCTAAACACATCGACGCCACCAGCTGGCGCACTGCCACCATCATATACAGGGCACACACAACAATTTAGGCAAGAGTCTTTAGGGCAGCAAAACGatggaacaacaacaaatgtcaCTGTGAATAGCATAAATACACCGCAGCAAACACACTATGCACACGCCCAGCAGCAAATTATTCACTCTTCCAATCCAACAGAAATTACAACTATTACCGCTGCCGCGCCACCATCAACTGTAACCGCCACAAACGCCTCGACCTCCTCAGCCTCCACCACTATCAATTAATAAATAGTATTTcttgataataaacatttatatacgCTATATTGATATTCATAAAACTGAAGTGTAGTAGAAGATAGAATTATGCAAGAGAGATAGcgcgaaaatttatatttttaaattgcaagTCAGAGCACGGATGCCACGCAGTAGTGGCGTATACTGAGTCGCGTCTTTTAGTCAGTCagacaattgtttttttttaattattattattcattatatgtataatgattatggatatttttatatagtCTACTAAAGGAAAacaagtttttaattatatttcgaaaatgatagaataaaaactcaaaaaaataaatactaattttaaaaaatgctaaACTATAAGCAAAAAGCAAAGACAAACGAATTAATATGAAgattgtgcaaaaaaaaaaataattgtaatagaatttagttataaattgtGTAAGGCTTCCAGCTGGGAATACGCATGCGTAGCGGCTATCTAAGTAAATATTTCGGCACTGGTGGCCTAAAATACTGTATTTCATGCCTTGCCGCAGCAACAGCAGCGCAAAGAAGAACAGCAATAGCAAATAATATACACAACCGTCGGTCCGgtgagcaacaaaaaaaaaaacgaatatatACTGACGATAACATCGGTGGGAAAAGTTTCGCGTGATTCTACTGTTATGCTATTTCCAACCGCAATGTCAACGCATATATTATATGcttatatttatgtagtatgtgattgtttgtttgtgttgaccGCGGCACGATGGTTCTGAAACTCTATATGTTCCAACTGATCAATGTTGTTTATCAATATGGAACGCATATAGCCGATAgcttaatacaaatatatatttatgtatttaaaattataaatacactgcaaaaaaataaagcaaaagcaacaataatgtatactacctaaataaataaatatataaaaatataaagcaaatttGCATGCAATGACACCACATCAACACATCCATACATCTTTTATGtttacataaatacaatataaaaagaaaacaacactCGACATAGGACACGATGACACAACTACAAATGAGCATTAAAATGCTGCGTaagcgaaataaaatatataaatcaataataatCATAATGAAATGCTTCATCCATAATGCAacataatgaaaaataacaaaagcaagcaaataaacaaatgcaattttcatttaatgaaaatctATGCATAAGAAAAAAACATACCTGTTATTTTTTGTATAGTAATTGTGAACTTTGGAAGTTAGTGCGAAGTTTTCTGCATTGGTAGTATGCATCCAAATacttcactttttgttttacttttattgttgttaataaAGATCAACGCAGTgcacaatttttaaaatccatGCAGTTTTTAATCTAAAATTTGTACATTTATCTGAATTTGCTGCAGCATACAAAGAAAAAAGAcgcaaatcaaatatttaaacgcATAATGACTTTTTGAGtactttccatttatttttgttgtttaaaaatttgtttgtgaagTTTTTTAATAGCACACTATCTTAGCACCATTGGCAATAATAGTATAAATACGATTACTATGCGGAAGCTAAAATGTGTGTCTTGGGCAAATAGATTTCTTTTATGTTGGAAATAAATGAAGGTAAACAAAcgctttattttttgttgtgtaaACTCGAGATCTCATCTTATTCTGCAGCAACCACTATAACTTTTGGTGGCTGATCCGATTCTATTGTTTCTTTTAACTTCTTTTTGGGCGGTTCCTCTACTTCTACTTGTGAATTTTTTAGATTCACTTTTTGTGCTTGTGGTGATTCAATTGAATTAGACTTTCGACTTTTATCATGTGACTTTTCATCTAGTTGCTTACCGTCAGTCACTGCCTTCCCACGTTTTTGTACAGCTCCTTTCGCCTCATATTCATCCAACAGTTTACTTCCCTCGAACAAAACAAACGGCAATGTGACGCGTTGGTAATAGTCTGACATTAACTCTATATTACTAATGACCGTATCCAACATATGCGATTTTTCACACCATATACCTGGCGCATCACCACGCACTGgatttatatgtaaatgcagGTGATAGAAAGATGGTTGATAATGAAAATACATTCGCAATTGTGAAGCAGATAAACCGTAACGTTCTTCTATAGCGACCGCAATCCCATCACGTAAGTTGTGTAAAAGTGGTAAATGTGTATGGTTAAGATCCCGTAAAGATTTAATATCATGCTTGTGTATAATGGCAAGCAAATACAGTGTTTCCAAAGTTTTGCCATCCCATTTTAAATCGGGTAAGAGTACGAAACCCTTTTCCGGATCAAAATCTTCATAAACTATGCGATCGGTTTCTTGACGGTGTTCTAGTATATTATATACCCACTACAAAGATAAAAACATTATCAAATATCCTACAAGGGAAAAGTAAGTAAAATAATCTTACGTCGAGACTGAAATGACTGCCCGTTATAAAAGGCAAAGTCAGTTCCTCATATAAAGTTGGAGTTTCTTTAATTagatatttttgtgttattgaATACTTTTCAATATGCTTTTCAGTGGCAGGATAAACCACAGTCGTTTTAATATCTGTAATCAAGAGCAAAACCAATTTAGTGtaaatttacaaacaaatattgtaGTAATAGTTACTATTTAATTCTGAACTGGGGACGCATTGGAAACTgccataaatattattaatgaatTCCGTGTTCACTTGTAAAGAATCACTGAATATCCGGGGAGTAGGTTCTGAAATATTATCAAGTTCAGTTTGAACATCGCGCTCTTTGAAAGCTTGTTTCTCAAGTAGCAGAACAGCTACGTCATCCTCAGACACATCAGGAAATGTACCCAGcaactaaatataaaacaattaattatagtttgtaataaatttatatgattTATTTGATAGATTACCGCTATTGTTTTTCGGAGagtattattttgtaaaatccGTGTCAGCTTGAATTTTGCTAAATTATAACTTGGCGCCGTCACTTCCACTTTTGTTGCTTTCTCCACAAGTTCGTCGACAGCAACGTCAGTTTTTACCTCAGTTATTTCTTCAATAACTTTTAATGGAGATTCCCCGTCAGATGTAACTTTATTATTAACGTCTGTATTTGCAggcattttcaattattttatttttaacaaatcgaaaaataaacaaaaataccaaaatctGCCGACTACGCTTCTTCTCCCAAAAGTAGACGTTCACAATTAGGCAAATAGAAGAGTTGCATACAtcactaaaaacaattttttaatatttttaccaattatatttatttacaattaatttcttaattgtCTCCCATTTTCATACCAAACTGATATTTAAAATATCCTCTAAATATCGGAAATAATTTCGTTCCAATTTCTTTGGcctattttgaattttctataaatttcatTACTCCATGATGTAATAAAATATGGCAAGGCTGAATtcccaatgaaaacaaaattaatatccGTTTGATTTCCGGGAGACTTTTAATTTTGTAGGATATTTTGGAGTTCCAATTCCTTACATTTTAATTATGTGGAAATATTTCGGTTAGAGACTTTCCATTACTCCAAACTCACCACGGTACAATTTACCGATCTATTATCACATCAGAAAATTCCGCTGACATTATAACAATAAACTCAGAatgatttgtatgtatatatgtatataattttatccACTTTGTAATAGTATCAATGTTATATAATAATAGCTAATAATTAACCGAACTGTTGCAGGCGAATCACGAGTGAGTTAATGCGTGCACTTATTCATATTCAATGCATTTAactattgtataattttttaatttgtatgtagCGATTTCCAGCCACAGGTTTTCTATTAATAATGTCCTTTTACGATCTATGTAATAACACAGAAGCAAAGTTACATTAACAGtatgtttttttcaatatttaagtgCATTTCGTTATGCGAAACGAACAGTCTTAATAGCTAGTGTAATGTTGCTGAAGCAACTCTTCTGGTATCTGGCGGAAAACAGATCTAAACAACAATTCCCGTAGAGGGTTTTGCGCCCAAAATGTCCGATAATCTTTGCTGATACGACGCCAACGCGTTGGCTTCGGTAATGCCCCTCGCTTTACAAGACAACTGTAGTGCATTCAGGTATTGCATTTCAGTAAACTGAGAGCCTTTCTCAACAATATTGGTAAGTATATCCTGGGAGGGAGCGAAAGTTCATAGATAAAttaaagctaatttttataGACAGTATATGCAAGCTTACATCTGGTTCCATGCACAGTAATTCGTAAAAGTTCTTAGCTTGATCCAGCGCAATCTCGCGCGAAGCTGTTATATTGCTTAGCGTTTGTTGCAATGCTATCGAATTACGACACATGCGTTGCACTGTCGCTTGATCGATGTGCTCCAGATAGTTTGAAGCTTGTATGAGTATGCGAGCGGCCAAATGCGCCAAACCctcaaaaatatactaaaatatacaaaagaaaacagtgattcaaatttttaaaaccaaaaactgtTATATGTCTAAACTACGTACCCTTGTTTTACGCGGATGCAATGTTGCACTAAACGCTTCATCCATTTCTGATAAACGTTTAGTTAGCATTTGCACTTGTCGATCAGGTTCAAGTATGTCATCGTCTTTAGCTCCCATGAAGCTGCTCGATTTAGTGGCGGGTTTCGAGCGCAAATAGTGGAAGCATTGCACGCGCACCTTTAACgaggaaatattaatttttatgttctgttcctatatttaaatataaaagtattattattttcaacaaaCCTCCAAGTGTAGCACCAGCAAACAAGTATTGGCCAGTTCATCGAACTCGAGTGCCAAATTGGTCAATACTTTGATAGTGCCGTCTTTGATTGCGGCTGAATGTGTGGCTGTGCACTCTGACGTTATGACATTAAGGCCATTCACTAAAGGTTTACGCAGCTCATTGGCAAACTCCGACACACGACCAGAGAACCACTCTATGCTCTCCTGCAACACAGCTAATTCTTTCAACACACTTATATCTGCTAAAATTTCCTGTTGTGTAATACCACCTTCACCTAAATTGCTGGTTAACATTTCAGCTTCGCGTACGTTGCGTTGTTGCACTTGCAGTGGACTTTCCTCCTCCGACGGTTCGAAAGAGTTGCGTTGCAGCTTCTTGCCATGTTTTACACGCTGACTGGACGATTTTAGATCGGTCCAATTGGGTAGTGTTCTGTAAACCAAAGTTAGTTATTACATAATGTGTTGAAGTTAACAAGTTTTATGAGAACCAACTTTAAAAACCGACTGATATCTTCATCCTTCAACCAAGCTACACTGTATATGCGTTTATCTTCCGAATCGGGTTGGACGACACCGCGATAAGCTGCCTGTGCTATCTCACGGTATGTTTTCAATAACGCGCATACCATTTTCAATAGCTCATCTGAATAGCATGGCAACTCATGTATGAGTGTTTTGGTCTCTTGTAGACGACGCTCCACCATGGCTGTGGATTGTAGTAGTGGACGGGACAAGCCCATTACTTTTATCTCTTCAGGCGATATAATCGTACGCCATGCATCCTGATTTTTCGATAGCGATTCGATGGTTAATTGTAGATTACGATTGTGGCCCTTCGATAGGAATGTATCCTTAATATAATTGTCGATGAAATCGTGTAAGCTGCAGGGTTGCCTAGTAAAACAATAAGGACAAATTTAATGACAATTAAAAATGAGTTTGTTAATAAGCTTACCCCGGCTTGCACTTCATAAAGCCCTCAATCTCTTGTATGTAGTTCATAAGTGGCAAATAAACTTTCGTTATCACATTCTGGTCGGCTTTACAGATTAACACCTTGTCTCGTTGTTGTTTAGCATGCGCGAAATTACCACTGCCATTTACACTACCGCTGCCACCGCCACCGAGTGCAGCAGTTGCAAGATTATCATCTGTAGACACGTCAGAAGCATTGCGTCGATGCTCCTTCACTGTGCCGCCTGCAGTAACTTGCGGTGGATAATGCGATGACTTATCGAATTTGAAGAGTGACTTTTTGgtgctataaaaataattgcatggagtaaaaaaataacattgttttgaatttcattAACAGTATTTTGATTAGTTTATCCTTAGTAGGCTTCTGGGGTTATTTGCTACAAGTAGCGATAGTAGGATTTAGATAGTGAAAAGAAACCTTTTAATACTAACCAACGCACAGTGTGGTGAAATCGGTGTCTTGAAATATGGTAAATTTTTAGATACAATATATTTGGTCAAaaacttatattattttaaatatacatatttttttgcataataaaacataataattttttacataaaaatatataaaagttgacTACCAAAAACAATTAGTAagttacttgttttttaattataaaatcttttatCATAAAccacaatatttaaaattttattaaaagaaattaaaactaTATTCAAAATCTTTTATCATAAaccacaatttttaaaattttattaaaataaattaaaactatattcaaaaaaaataagtaacagCATTGTTAGCTTTTTCTTATTACCTTGGAACTTTGCGCCGCAAAAAATACGAATTTATATTGTTGGATGGCTCAGCAAATGCCGACTGCGCTGTATCGTCGCCGGAAGCATTTTGTA
The sequence above is drawn from the Bactrocera tryoni isolate S06 chromosome 1, CSIRO_BtryS06_freeze2, whole genome shotgun sequence genome and encodes:
- the LOC120779061 gene encoding nuclear receptor-binding protein homolog — protein: MSSGQVNVGSDSNGAGSGSGSGGGGGNTAEQAAPQSQQQSQPQQQQQPPPQIIGASTTTVTADTVNMAADSSPRESGDDSEDESEILEESPCGRWLKRREEVDQRDVPGIDCVHLAMDTEEGVEVVWNEVQYANLQELKSQEEKMRQVFDNLMQLDHQNIVKFHRYWTDTQNADRPRVIFITEYMSSGSLKQFLKRTKRNAKRLPLEAWRRWCTQILSALSYLHSCTPPVIHGNLTCDSIFIQHNGLVKIGAVVPDAVHYNLRLHHRSDQSETHHFMAPEYGAAEQLTAAVDIYAFGMCALEMAALEIQPSGTETSSINEETILRTINSLEHDLQRDLIFKCLRRNPAERPSANDLLFHPLLFEVHSLKLLAAHCLVFAPKNRTMFSETVIDGMMQRYNRPEVIMARVSRGEEEKDYRLADVPTADKLEKFVEDVKYGVYPLTALGGKKPPHFRSRAASPERADSVKSATPEPVDIESRRIVNMMCSVKKLKEDSSDIAMTILLRMDDKMNRQLTCQVTEADSASDLTSELVRLGFVHIDDQDKIQTLLEETLRGSFAVNAGGVCPFEQGAQALTFSATINEHMPGGVGVTIGASGANTATNMGAVGAGAGGGINNGDGNVNAHLNVGIKPATNATLAALNQMERNWSVADMDPNAALANASMQAASMGAEIAATMYHMQQQQQQQLQEQQHHVQILPPQMHLQIEMPIQQQQQQQIQQQQQQHQVLNTSTPPAGALPPSYTGHTQQFRQESLGQQNDGTTTNVTVNSINTPQQTHYAHAQQQIIHSSNPTEITTITAAAPPSTVTATNASTSSASTTIN
- the LOC120782561 gene encoding m7GpppX diphosphatase, whose amino-acid sequence is MPANTDVNNKVTSDGESPLKVIEEITEVKTDVAVDELVEKATKVEVTAPSYNLAKFKLTRILQNNTLRKTIALLGTFPDVSEDDVAVLLLEKQAFKERDVQTELDNISEPTPRIFSDSLQVNTEFINNIYGSFQCVPSSELNNIKTTVVYPATEKHIEKYSITQKYLIKETPTLYEELTLPFITGSHFSLDWVYNILEHRQETDRIVYEDFDPEKGFVLLPDLKWDGKTLETLYLLAIIHKHDIKSLRDLNHTHLPLLHNLRDGIAVAIEERYGLSASQLRMYFHYQPSFYHLHLHINPVRGDAPGIWCEKSHMLDTVISNIELMSDYYQRVTLPFVLFEGSKLLDEYEAKGAVQKRGKAVTDGKQLDEKSHDKSRKSNSIESPQAQKVNLKNSQVEVEEPPKKKLKETIESDQPPKVIVVAAE
- the LOC120778925 gene encoding exocyst complex component 4; amino-acid sequence: MNELPPTKPPRGVKYGKDESGCGFLVNVIKSLGFSETTEERQQEKLKIEKEFKRSDQRLNELVSRHDQQLTQVLPLFSQVSTEITASRERIHGVKENLGACKRLLQCRRDELKKMWTDAVQHKYVLEMLEQINELRKVPQRVVSYTTKRQYLHASKALTDALATIQGPLNGVEGLADLRVDLQSRRQQLYQRLHEELVTQLYKNSAAEAFTTFQRNNSNRLNSSFTRGIGARRSTDRIEANTRIRKALMEMAQGFDLDKSEVIDDADLVDPELSMTYFISIIVECFGMLGKVPESLEVLRVQIQTQLLEVVRQTTYQLIALNCNANERDNPLLTLLEVIFKQFKAIAKTHALLLKNYLAVVQKYAVVGPQPYDLTDFWAQAQSVLQLLLTDYLDIQNASGDDTAQSAFAEPSNNINSYFLRRKVPSTKKSLFKFDKSSHYPPQVTAGGTVKEHRRNASDVSTDDNLATAALGGGGSGSVNGSGNFAHAKQQRDKVLICKADQNVITKVYLPLMNYIQEIEGFMKCKPGQPCSLHDFIDNYIKDTFLSKGHNRNLQLTIESLSKNQDAWRTIISPEEIKVMGLSRPLLQSTAMVERRLQETKTLIHELPCYSDELLKMVCALLKTYREIAQAAYRGVVQPDSEDKRIYSVAWLKDEDISRFLKTLPNWTDLKSSSQRVKHGKKLQRNSFEPSEEESPLQVQQRNVREAEMLTSNLGEGGITQQEILADISVLKELAVLQESIEWFSGRVSEFANELRKPLVNGLNVITSECTATHSAAIKDGTIKVLTNLALEFDELANTCLLVLHLEVRVQCFHYLRSKPATKSSSFMGAKDDDILEPDRQVQMLTKRLSEMDEAFSATLHPRKTRYIFEGLAHLAARILIQASNYLEHIDQATVQRMCRNSIALQQTLSNITASREIALDQAKNFYELLCMEPDDILTNIVEKGSQFTEMQYLNALQLSCKARGITEANALASYQQRLSDILGAKPSTGIVV